The Dissulfuribacter thermophilus genome contains the following window.
GGTGTATAATAAAAGTCCTTTCCAAGGGTAAACAACTTTGCTCCTTGTCTCCTGGAGACATCAAATATTACGTTTAGTGCCTCGGGATCTTTTGCTCCTGTAATAACTTTAGAATTGGGCTTTATGATTCCTGCCTTTTCTCCTGCGATTTCTCTAATGGTGTTTCCTAGGAAGGCTTGGTGCTCAAGAGATATGTTTGTTATGATTGAAATAATAGGTGTAACCACGTTGGTCGCATCAAGGGTCCCTCCTAGCCCTGTTTCGAAGATGGCCAAATCTACTCCGCATCGAGCAAACCATGTCATTGCAATGGTTGTGGTGTACTCAAAGTAACTGAGTTCAAAACCTTTATCGGTAAATTTCTTGATTTCGAATATGAGCCCTGTGAGCTCCTGTTCTGAGATCAAATTACCATTTATTCTAAAGCGTTCTCTTAAACTGTATAGATGTGGCGAAGTATAAAGCCCTACCTTCACCCCTGATTCTTTCAGGATTGCCTCTAAAAAGGCGCAGACAGATCCTTTCCCATTGGTGCCTGCAATATGTATGCATGGATATTGTTTATGGGGATTGTCTAGGGCGTTCAAAATAGAATGCATTCTTTCCAGCCCGAGCTTAAATCCGTGGAACTGAAATCTCGAGATATAGTTGAGGGCCTCTTGGTATTGTGGAGTTGATTTAGATAGTGGAGTGTCGTACATT
Protein-coding sequences here:
- a CDS encoding bifunctional folylpolyglutamate synthase/dihydrofolate synthase, giving the protein MYDTPLSKSTPQYQEALNYISRFQFHGFKLGLERMHSILNALDNPHKQYPCIHIAGTNGKGSVCAFLEAILKESGVKVGLYTSPHLYSLRERFRINGNLISEQELTGLIFEIKKFTDKGFELSYFEYTTTIAMTWFARCGVDLAIFETGLGGTLDATNVVTPIISIITNISLEHQAFLGNTIREIAGEKAGIIKPNSKVITGAKDPEALNVIFDVSRRQGAKLFTLGKDFYYTPKDNNHMDFFFGKRQINDLQVGLLGRHQMENASLSLAASNILEEEQWTITEDSIRKGLKTPFWPGRGEIIRHDFTCLLDGAHNTAGITALNRLLDEVLPEFRGRRKGLLWAMSDEGGDKDFKRLLNMIAHRFDWIVITEPPGPRRPISVESWKDIDLDISVKLDSDWNKALRHALTKLEKGDLLVVSGSLYLVGSVRTILRNEITS